In Amblyomma americanum isolate KBUSLIRL-KWMA unplaced genomic scaffold, ASM5285725v1 scaffold_414, whole genome shotgun sequence, the following proteins share a genomic window:
- the LOC144112565 gene encoding endothelin-converting enzyme 2-like, producing the protein MAGEGCKAPSTTSGGLDRRQRAVALGHLLSSLLGVALTLSAITIGLSVLRHQRGSEGSGVFGMGRSSWNTCNSKLCMAHFRRLKDSLNRSTAPCGDFYRFACGAWHPRAAKSETVFRDLLAVAQQDAIRYLEAVNDDSNKMVLPTGKVLLPDSRPVLRINRAERAHQVCLHSGSSTKDAALLTEFLADRSLSWPERTTAPAQPLDVLLDLDINWNLGLWFSVRVSPIPGCNQRQVRVGSGIVSYDWKRALDTMVTRGVYKARVRRFHDALRARSFAAMSDKGMKELRRYESTIVRALCGSVSGGQNELAFPLKQMQNLATPRLAAAQWDTLLNWQLNKALRVTEADRVIATSVKLLQAVDYLLSSLPAEVVLHQLAWSLVQMIGWMADSALPGRPTAYEMEDMRSADCFWVTHRAFGVTHLSGYINTTYPLHWLSSVDAILMTITQTAINFFLKTSWIHAESRAAAVDKLRRMNTSLWPSDSYLNASEVAAILENFPEPREDGAVLRYWLDALSARRALLGRQWDVADAFYPGDLQPPRALFRYHYYRNELAVSLHALRSPLFVEGVGLAVNMGGLGAHYAVALARAFDPRGVLLDGRGSTSGLWWGKSSYRDYERRTACPATAASGAEGGVQAFEGVAAIEIAYGAFNASRSIADQGTRTHQRRRIFLGLSEDQAFFVAFCEASCARGPSERQQLSCTLPLKNFREFATAFTCPVASPMNPALRCGFFEASDQRAARKNGGESEDAGKSASTNASANVGADGAVTSWTRPPARRSGSDDQDPWTLMTTGLAGHMVRQPPVL; encoded by the coding sequence ATGGCTGGCGAAGGCTGCAAGGCGCCTTCGACGACGAGCGGAGGACTAGACCGGCGCCAAAGGGCGGTGGCTCTAGGTCACCTGCTGTCATCATTACTGGGAGTAGCACTGACGCTCAGCGCCATCACCATCGGCCTGTCTGTGCTCCGTCATCAGAGAGGCTCCGAAGGAAGCGGCGTCTTTGGCATGGGACGCAGCTCGTGGAACACCTGCAACTCCAAGCTCTGCATGGCGCACTTCCGTCGCCTCAAGGACTCCCTGAACCGGAGCACGGCCCCGTGCGGCGACTTTTACCGCTTCGCGTGTGGCGCTTGGCATCCTCGCGCAGCCAAGTCAGAGACCGTCTTCCGAGACCTCCTGGCCGTGGCCCAGCAAGACGCCATCCGGTACCTGGAGGCCGTGAACGACGATTCAAACAAAATGGTGCTGCCAACCGGGAAAGTCCTTTTGCCCGATTCCCGTCCGGTACTGCGCATTAACCgagctgagcgggcgcaccaggtCTGCCTGCACAGTGGTAGCAGTACCAAGGATGCCGCTTTGCTGACCGAGTTCCTTGCCGACCGGTCACTGTCCTGGCCTGAGCGCACTACGGCGCCCGCGCAGCCTCTGGACGTACTCCTGGACCTGGACATCAACTGGAACCTGGGCCTGTGGTTCTCGGTTCGTGTCTCACCCATACCGGGctgcaaccaacggcaggtgCGCGTGGGGTCCGGCATCGTGTCCTACGATTGGAAGCGGGCTCTGGACACCATGGTAACGCGGGGAGTGTACAAAGCACGCGTGCGTCGCTTTCACGACGCCCTTCGTGCGAGAAGCTTCGCGGCCATGAGCGACAAGGGAATGAAGGAGCTGCGCCgttatgagtcaacgatcgtccGTGCCCTGTGCGGCTCGGTGTCTGGTGGCCAGAACGAACTGGCCTTCCCGCTGAAGCAGATGCAGAATTTGGCCACTCCTCGCCTGGCCGCCGCCCAGTGGGACACTCTCCTCAACTGGCAGCTCAACAAAGCTCTCAGAGTGACCGAGGCTGACCGCGTCATCGCCACGAGCgtgaagctgctgcaggcagtcgACTATCTGCTGAGTTCGCTTCCTGCTGAGGTGGTGCTACACCAGCTGGCATGGTCGCTGGTGCAGATGATCGGATGGATGGCCGACTCGGCACTTCCGGGTCGACCCACGGCGTACGAGATGGAAGATATGCGGAGCGCCGACTGTTTCTGGGTCACACACAGAGCGTTCGGAGTAACCCACCTCTCCGGCTACATAAACACTACCTACCCGCTTCACTGGCTCTCCTCAGTGGACGCCATTCTGATGACCATCACTCAGACGGCCATCAACTTCTTCCTGAAGACATCTTGGATCCACGCtgagagccgagcggccgccgtcGACAAGCTGCGCCGCATGAACACCTCCCTCTGGCCTTCCGACTCCTACCTCAATGCATCGGAGGTGGCCGCCATATTGGAGAACTTCCCTGAGCCCAGAGAGGACGGTGCTGTGTTGCGGTACTGGCTGGACGCGTTGTCGGCTCGCCGAGCGCTCCTTGGCAGGCAGTGGGATGTGGCCGACGCCTTCTACCCTGGAGacttgcagccgccgcgggcccTGTTCCGCTACCACTATTACCGAAACGAGCTGGCTGTCTCGCTGCACGCGCTGCGCAGCCCGCTGTTCGTGGAGGGAGTGGGCCTCGCTGTGAACATGGGAGGCCTCGGAGCCCACTACGCCGTTGCCCTGGCCCGGGCGTTCGACCCACGAGGCGTCCTCCTGGACGGTCGCGGTTCCACCTCCGGTCTTTGGTGGGGAAAGTCCTCGTACCGGGACTACGAGCGGAGGACAGCGTGCCCAGCGACTGCCGCCAGTGGAGCCGAAGGAGGTGTGCAGGCCTTCGAGGGAGTCGCTGCCATCGAGATAGCGTACGGGGCCTTCAACGCGTCGCGCTCTATCGCCGACCAGGGTACGCGGACGCATCAGAGGCGGCGCATTTTCCTTGGCCTGTCAGAGGATCAGGCCTTCTTCGTCGCCTTCTGCGAAGCGTCCTGCGCGCGCGGGCCCAGcgagcgacaacagctgtcctgCACACTGCCGCTGAAGAACTTCCGCGAGTTCGCCACCGCATTTACGTGTCCCGTGGCCTCGCCCATGAATCCAGCGCTACGGTGCGGCTTCTTCGAGGCCAGTGACCAGCGGGCTGCCCGTAAAAATGGGGGTGAGAGTGAAGATGCCGGTAAAAGTGCGTCTACGAATGCGAGTGCGAATGTT